One window from the genome of Kaistella carnis encodes:
- a CDS encoding type I restriction endonuclease subunit R: MSKNYNIVAENPESTVVAEYQSEYKRGTSYQSEAELEKAFVKLLEEQAYTFLPIRTEDDLVNNLRSQLEQLNNYNFTDKEWKDFFASKIANPNIGIEEKTTIIQEDYIQLLNCEDGSVRNIRLIDKDNIHNNQLQVINQYETAEGKRENRYDVTVLVNGLPLVHIELKKRGVSLQEAFNQINRYSRESFWAGSGLFEYVQLFIISNGTLTKYYSNTTRETHIKEKGKDTSIKKKKSSNSYEFTSWWADASNKPIFDLMDFGKTFFAKHALLNILTKYCVFTSDKLLLVMRPYQIVATERILEKINVSYQNKKQGSIDAGGYIWHTTGSGKTLTSFKAAQLTSRLDFIDKVIFVVDRKDLDYQTMKEYDKFEKGAANSNTSTAVLKKQLDDPNAKIIITTIQKLAILIKKQKSNPIYGKSIVFIFDECHRSQFGDMHEDITKTFKKYFLFGFTGTPIFATNSSSGGKAHLKTTIQAFGCYSHGDPKNCPTDQPHQAAIHTYTIVDAISDKNVLPFRIDYISTMKEKEGISDEKVRDIDRENALMAPKRISNNVAYILKHFDQKTSRNSKPYYMTTLSNVYEVASAKDRNKIEEVKEKIRRSGFNSIFAVASIAAAKKYYLEFKKQQELLPELARLKIATIFSFGQNDAEDDGNEDENSESTEGLSASDRDFLENAIIDYNKVFKTNYDTSSDKFQNYYKDVSLRVKNREVDLLIVVNMFLTGFDATTLNTLWVDKNLRMHGLLQSFSRTNRILNSIKTFGNIVCFRNLEEATNKSLALFGNKQAGGIVLLKSYEDYYDGYEEDGKTFRGYFSLVTELLEKFPIGVRILGEDNKKEFIRLYSAILKLLNILKSFDDFEGNEILSDRDFQDYHSMYIELYNEFRIRSEGDSENVNDDIVFEMELIKQVEINIDYILMLIRKYQGSHLQDKEIKLDITKAIDSSVDLRNKKELIEKFVLSLTPTSDVDKDWQTFVSKEKKAELDAIIAEEKLKEEETYYFINNAFKNGEIISAGTAFAKILPPVSRFSPTDERTIKKERVLEKLNVYFDRYYDISRGGI, from the coding sequence ATGAGTAAAAATTATAATATTGTAGCAGAAAACCCCGAAAGTACGGTTGTAGCAGAATATCAATCGGAATACAAACGTGGAACATCTTACCAGTCTGAAGCAGAACTGGAAAAAGCGTTTGTAAAATTGTTGGAAGAGCAGGCTTATACTTTTTTACCGATCCGAACGGAAGATGATCTGGTAAACAATTTACGTTCGCAATTAGAACAACTCAATAATTATAATTTTACCGATAAAGAATGGAAAGATTTTTTTGCTTCAAAAATTGCCAATCCAAACATTGGTATTGAAGAGAAAACGACCATTATTCAAGAAGATTATATTCAACTGCTTAATTGTGAAGATGGTTCAGTAAGAAACATACGCTTAATTGATAAAGATAATATCCACAACAACCAATTGCAGGTCATCAATCAATATGAAACTGCTGAAGGAAAAAGAGAGAACCGTTATGATGTTACCGTTTTAGTCAATGGTTTACCATTGGTTCATATTGAGTTAAAAAAACGCGGTGTTAGTTTGCAGGAAGCCTTCAATCAAATTAACCGCTACAGCAGGGAATCGTTTTGGGCAGGAAGTGGTTTGTTTGAATATGTGCAATTATTTATTATTTCTAATGGCACTCTAACCAAATATTACAGCAATACAACTCGGGAAACGCACATCAAAGAAAAAGGAAAAGATACAAGCATCAAAAAGAAGAAGTCCAGTAATTCTTACGAGTTTACCTCTTGGTGGGCAGATGCAAGCAACAAACCTATTTTTGATTTGATGGATTTTGGCAAAACATTCTTTGCCAAACACGCCTTGCTGAATATCCTAACCAAGTATTGTGTTTTTACTTCGGACAAATTATTGTTGGTAATGCGACCTTACCAAATTGTGGCAACGGAACGGATTTTAGAAAAAATCAATGTTTCTTATCAAAATAAAAAACAGGGTAGTATAGATGCAGGAGGTTATATCTGGCACACCACAGGAAGTGGAAAAACGCTGACTTCCTTTAAAGCGGCACAACTTACAAGTAGATTAGATTTTATTGACAAAGTGATTTTTGTGGTGGATAGAAAAGATCTGGACTATCAAACAATGAAAGAATATGATAAGTTTGAAAAAGGTGCAGCAAACAGTAATACGAGTACGGCAGTTCTAAAAAAACAACTGGATGATCCTAATGCTAAAATCATAATTACGACCATCCAGAAACTGGCTATTTTAATTAAAAAACAAAAGAGCAATCCAATTTACGGAAAATCAATTGTCTTTATTTTTGATGAATGCCACCGTTCCCAGTTTGGCGATATGCACGAAGATATTACCAAAACTTTCAAGAAATATTTTCTATTCGGCTTTACAGGAACGCCCATTTTTGCAACCAATTCCAGCAGTGGAGGAAAAGCCCATTTAAAAACAACCATTCAGGCATTTGGATGTTATTCCCACGGAGATCCAAAAAATTGTCCAACGGATCAACCACACCAAGCAGCCATTCACACCTACACCATTGTTGATGCTATTTCAGATAAAAATGTGCTACCATTTCGGATAGATTACATCAGCACGATGAAGGAAAAAGAAGGAATTTCTGATGAAAAGGTTCGGGATATTGACAGGGAAAATGCGTTGATGGCACCAAAAAGAATTTCCAATAATGTAGCCTACATCTTAAAGCACTTTGACCAGAAAACGAGTAGAAATAGTAAACCGTACTATATGACTACTTTGTCGAATGTTTATGAAGTGGCGAGTGCAAAGGACAGGAACAAAATTGAGGAAGTAAAAGAGAAGATCCGCAGAAGTGGATTCAATTCAATTTTTGCCGTGGCTTCTATTGCAGCAGCAAAAAAGTACTATTTAGAATTTAAAAAACAGCAGGAATTATTACCGGAATTAGCCCGATTAAAAATTGCAACCATATTTAGTTTTGGTCAGAATGATGCAGAAGATGATGGCAACGAAGATGAAAATTCCGAATCTACAGAGGGTTTAAGTGCAAGCGATAGAGATTTTCTGGAAAATGCCATCATAGATTACAACAAAGTATTTAAAACAAATTACGATACGTCTTCAGACAAATTTCAGAATTACTATAAAGATGTTTCTCTTCGGGTGAAGAATAGAGAAGTAGATTTACTGATAGTTGTCAATATGTTTTTGACAGGATTTGATGCAACAACTTTAAACACGCTTTGGGTAGATAAAAATTTAAGGATGCACGGTTTGCTTCAATCATTTTCCAGAACCAACAGAATCTTAAACTCCATTAAAACTTTCGGAAATATTGTGTGCTTTAGAAATCTGGAGGAAGCCACCAATAAAAGTTTGGCTTTATTTGGAAATAAGCAGGCAGGCGGAATTGTATTGCTAAAAAGTTACGAAGATTACTACGATGGTTATGAAGAAGATGGTAAAACATTTCGTGGCTACTTTTCATTGGTTACAGAATTACTTGAGAAATTTCCAATCGGTGTTCGCATTCTAGGAGAAGATAATAAAAAGGAATTCATACGGCTATACAGTGCTATTCTGAAACTTTTAAACATTCTAAAATCTTTTGATGATTTTGAAGGGAATGAAATATTGAGTGATCGGGATTTTCAGGATTATCACAGTATGTACATTGAGTTATACAATGAATTCCGCATACGAAGCGAAGGCGATAGCGAAAATGTGAACGATGATATTGTTTTCGAAATGGAATTGATAAAACAAGTTGAAATCAATATTGATTATATCTTGATGCTTATCCGCAAATACCAAGGCAGTCATTTACAGGATAAAGAAATCAAATTGGATATTACGAAAGCCATTGATTCCAGTGTAGATTTGAGAAACAAAAAAGAATTGATTGAGAAATTTGTTTTATCATTAACTCCAACTTCTGATGTAGATAAAGATTGGCAAACTTTCGTAAGCAAAGAAAAGAAAGCGGAACTGGATGCAATTATTGCAGAAGAAAAATTAAAGGAAGAAGAAACCTATTATTTCATCAATAATGCCTTCAAAAATGGCGAGATCATCTCCGCCGGAACTGCATTTGCGAAAATCCTACCACCAGTATCCAGATTTTCCCCCACGGACGAACGAACAATCAAAAAGGAAAGAGTTTTGGAGAAATTGAATGTTTACTTTGATAGGTATTATGATATTTCTCGGGGTGGGATTTGA
- a CDS encoding metallophosphoesterase, translating to MKILIVQLSDIHFKISENSVIEKEDKIFEAIRNSSLEYDKIFLIVTGDTAFSGKKEEFEIGAKFIKSLQTKLIDYSEKEVFIIVIAGNHDCDFALDNKARQNQINMIQNLGDSAFDSSVVEQCTSVQEEYFNFMNNIQTNQPIYEDGLVSIYNFQFDDKKVIFHCYNTAYISEIHEQSGKMFFPTSVLPEELLNEKGDIIFGLLHHPLHWLNPINRRELSTHIHKTSDFYLTGHEHEPSREKIDNLDNNIVYHLEGSVLQESEINFKSEFNLLGFDLEKESFKIETYFWNKEKYNLSENNVEWTKYKRNKHNFKTKYSLNDEFKESLNDVGGKFKHPNVSDINLSDIYVFPILRYFNTKDSTDNGISLLVENSESVIQSIKQNSKYVFFGGENIGKSSLLRMIFFELHKKGYVPLLLDGRLIKSANFNDFKDIVKSVFISQYGEDYLEDFYQEDISNIFILIDDFDKNPLKNQKAKGKFINSLSNNYKNLIFVGNELYAIEEIFTDEANSADLFSEFIQYEILEFNHSLRYKLINKWYALGNEDYSTDEEICRKIDDAVRAINVAMGQRIVPNYPIFLLILLQALETTNPHDLQISSYGNYYQLLILKTLTENIKDQTELNIYKSYCGELANFFFNKKSTILSIAEFSSFHDDIKSYEKLDLPKSMTSIEVVNTLCKAGILNSYGDNIEFKYQYTYYFFEAQHLAKYINKDEVKILISKLCQRLYRTEFANILLFLIHFSSDEFIIDELLKNAKDVFDELNPCKLEDDISLINSLVTELPRLYLKSKSHEEIREEENNVQDSKPIGQRENKIAVQEYDIDEDISEIDIVSKLNLSFKLIEILGQIIKNNPSGSMTGPVKHQVLKETYELGLRTLNVFFTSFIQNTDFIVNQLTEIISKIEEKNNESRTEDNKVDVHKDKISKVAKHLLFSLCTQISYTFIKKISDSVGNPKLMEKYGKVQEEMDFASVKLVNLLIKLDQGSGFPDRDLQLIKVYVEKHPMAYFLLKRIIVNHLHRHPVNYKDKQRICEFLGISVESQIKLDIERNNKNKKKQE from the coding sequence ATGAAAATTTTAATAGTTCAGTTGTCAGATATCCATTTTAAAATAAGTGAAAACTCTGTTATTGAAAAAGAGGATAAAATATTTGAAGCAATAAGAAATTCCTCTCTTGAATACGATAAAATATTTTTAATTGTTACTGGAGATACTGCATTTTCAGGAAAAAAAGAAGAATTTGAAATTGGCGCGAAATTTATAAAAAGTTTACAGACAAAACTTATTGATTATAGTGAAAAAGAGGTGTTTATTATTGTCATTGCCGGTAATCATGATTGTGATTTTGCACTTGATAATAAAGCAAGACAAAATCAGATAAACATGATTCAAAACCTTGGTGATTCCGCATTTGATAGTTCAGTTGTTGAGCAGTGTACGAGTGTGCAAGAAGAGTATTTTAATTTTATGAATAATATTCAAACAAACCAGCCTATATACGAGGATGGATTGGTTAGTATATATAATTTTCAATTCGATGATAAGAAAGTAATTTTTCATTGTTACAATACTGCTTATATTTCAGAAATTCATGAACAAAGTGGAAAAATGTTCTTTCCCACCTCAGTTTTACCTGAAGAATTATTAAATGAGAAAGGAGATATCATATTTGGTTTGCTACATCATCCTTTGCACTGGTTAAATCCAATAAACCGTAGAGAACTTTCGACGCATATTCACAAAACATCTGATTTTTATTTAACTGGTCACGAGCACGAACCTTCTAGAGAAAAAATAGATAATTTAGATAACAACATCGTATATCATCTTGAGGGATCTGTACTACAAGAATCTGAAATCAACTTTAAAAGTGAATTTAATTTATTGGGGTTTGATCTTGAAAAAGAATCTTTTAAAATAGAAACATATTTTTGGAATAAGGAAAAATATAATTTATCAGAAAACAATGTAGAATGGACTAAATACAAAAGGAATAAACACAATTTCAAGACCAAATATAGTTTAAATGATGAATTTAAAGAATCATTAAATGATGTAGGGGGGAAATTTAAGCATCCTAATGTTTCTGACATAAATTTGAGCGATATTTACGTATTTCCGATTTTAAGATATTTTAATACTAAAGACAGTACAGACAATGGTATATCATTATTAGTGGAAAATTCAGAAAGTGTAATACAATCAATTAAGCAAAATTCAAAATATGTCTTTTTTGGAGGTGAAAATATAGGTAAATCGTCTTTGTTAAGAATGATATTTTTTGAACTCCACAAAAAAGGGTATGTCCCACTTTTGTTAGATGGTCGACTAATAAAATCAGCAAACTTCAATGATTTTAAGGATATAGTCAAAAGCGTTTTTATATCTCAATACGGAGAAGATTATTTGGAAGATTTTTATCAAGAAGACATATCAAATATATTTATTTTGATTGATGATTTTGACAAAAATCCTCTTAAGAACCAAAAAGCTAAAGGAAAATTTATCAACAGTTTAAGTAATAATTACAAAAATTTAATATTTGTTGGAAATGAATTGTATGCAATAGAGGAAATCTTCACTGATGAGGCTAATTCTGCCGATTTGTTTTCTGAATTTATTCAATATGAGATACTAGAATTTAATCATTCATTGCGGTACAAATTAATAAATAAATGGTATGCATTGGGTAATGAAGATTATAGTACAGACGAGGAAATATGCAGAAAGATTGATGATGCAGTTAGAGCAATTAACGTAGCAATGGGTCAGCGAATAGTACCAAACTATCCGATTTTTTTGTTGATATTACTTCAAGCATTAGAGACAACTAATCCGCACGACTTACAAATAAGTTCATATGGAAATTATTATCAACTATTAATACTTAAAACTTTAACAGAAAATATTAAAGATCAAACTGAATTAAATATTTATAAAAGTTATTGTGGTGAATTAGCTAACTTCTTTTTTAATAAAAAATCGACAATATTATCAATTGCGGAATTTTCATCATTTCACGATGATATAAAAAGTTATGAAAAATTGGATTTGCCAAAATCTATGACATCTATTGAAGTAGTAAATACACTTTGCAAAGCAGGTATTTTAAATTCTTATGGAGATAATATTGAATTTAAATATCAATACACTTATTATTTTTTTGAAGCTCAACATTTGGCCAAGTATATAAATAAGGATGAGGTAAAAATTCTAATTTCAAAACTATGTCAAAGACTTTATCGTACTGAATTTGCAAATATTTTACTTTTTCTGATTCATTTTAGCAGTGACGAATTTATTATTGATGAATTATTAAAAAACGCAAAAGACGTATTTGATGAATTAAACCCATGTAAATTAGAGGATGATATTTCACTTATCAACAGTTTGGTTACTGAACTTCCCAGATTATATTTAAAATCAAAGTCTCACGAAGAAATTAGAGAGGAAGAAAATAATGTTCAAGATTCAAAACCAATTGGTCAGCGAGAAAATAAAATTGCTGTCCAAGAATACGACATTGATGAGGATATTAGTGAAATCGATATAGTATCTAAACTTAACTTGAGTTTTAAGTTGATAGAAATTTTAGGGCAAATAATAAAAAATAATCCAAGTGGTTCTATGACTGGTCCTGTAAAACATCAGGTTTTAAAGGAAACATATGAGCTTGGTTTAAGAACATTAAATGTCTTTTTCACATCCTTTATTCAGAATACGGACTTTATTGTAAACCAATTGACAGAGATTATCTCAAAAATTGAAGAGAAAAATAATGAAAGTAGAACCGAGGATAACAAAGTAGATGTACACAAAGATAAAATTAGTAAAGTTGCAAAGCATCTACTATTTTCCCTCTGTACTCAAATATCGTATACTTTTATAAAGAAAATTTCTGATTCTGTTGGCAATCCTAAACTAATGGAAAAATATGGAAAAGTTCAAGAAGAAATGGACTTTGCTTCTGTAAAATTAGTAAATCTTTTGATTAAATTAGATCAGGGTTCGGGCTTCCCAGATAGAGATTTACAATTAATAAAAGTATATGTTGAAAAACACCCAATGGCATATTTTCTTCTTAAAAGAATTATTGTTAACCATTTGCATAGACATCCAGTCAATTATAAAGACAAACAAAGAATTTGTGAGTTTTTAGGCATATCAGTAGAAAGTCAAATTAAACTGGATATTGAAAGAAATAATAAAAATAAGAAGAAACAGGAATAA